Part of the Candoia aspera isolate rCanAsp1 chromosome 1, rCanAsp1.hap2, whole genome shotgun sequence genome, GATGTGGATGACCCTCCTTCAACCCATCCACCTGGCTGGTGGAGATGGGAATTCTTTGCCCCAGTAGCCGCTAGCTTATGTGGGGCGGGATCTCTCTGCACCCACCTGTTTTCCCACAAGCAGCTGCAATTAGACACACATTGGTGGTCGTCCCACGCAGCTAAGCGAAAGTTGGCTGTACGGCTGTGTCGTCATAGCCCGCAGCAGGAGAGTGACAGCAGGTGAGGCGCTCCCTTCCTACCTGGGTAAAAAGGTGGTTTGGATACATGCATGAACCTCTCTTTCATAGCATACGTTTCTGGCACGCTACCGTCTTATCTCGACCCAGAATCGGCCTGTTGTAAGTGCAGCTTGAAGCAACAGGTCCTGCGGCATTTCAAGGATGGTCCACTCAGTTCCTGGAAAGCatggcattttttattttctaaaaagtgGAGTAGCTGCATAACTCAGTAAGAAATTCAGTCTAGGGAGTGAAACTCAAAACAGCTGCTAAAAAAGACTTAAATGCAAGATTTGCGCCTCTGTCTTTATCCTTTGGAAGTGCATCCAGTCGCAAAGATCTCCCCAGGGAACCTGCAAACCGTGGTCTTCCATCAGCCCAACCACGGCGCAGGTTGCTCGGGGATGACGAAAACTCTCCCGGCTGGAGGGGGATCTTGCAAGGTGGGTCCTCGGTTGACGCTTCCACAGCATGTCTGAATTGCCTGTCGGGAACAACGGGAAAGGCTCCAGCGCTCTTGGTTTGTTGGCTGCCCTTGACTCTTGCTCTACTTCTGGAAGATGAACTGGTCAATGAATTCATTCTGGTCCGCTTCTGTTTTGCACAGCGTCTGATACTCCACTCGGTACCTGAGGACCAAGGAAAGCAAAGGGTGAGCTGGCTGGGCTGAACGCAGCTCGAAGCAGCAACAGCTGGGGGAGAGTCTTCAGCTGGGAGGAAGAGCTATGACCAGAACAAGAGCAGATCATGGAGTTATTCAAGAAATATCAGAATACTCGagggcagtgtttctctaccttggcaactttaagatgtgtggacttcaactcccagagtcctatagctatgttggctggggaattctgggagttgaagtccacacatcttaatgttgccacgGTTGTCAAACACTgatttgctggggggggggggaaccctccaGCATTCATTTGACTTTTCTGGCAACTGTTTTATAACAACCGGCtccaagaagaaagagaaaacccttTCCTGATAGGTGCAGTGGTTGGCCAATCAGGGCTGGCTCTAAGCagatgagggagggagaaagaaaactgTTCAGTGAATGCTTGGAAGGCCATGCAATTAATCTGCCTTTTGCAAAAAGGAGACAATGGTATTTAGCATTTGGTGCATATTTATATCTGTGCATTACAAGACCCCCAGAGATAACAGTGATACCAATAGAaccgaatatctgtagctcagggttgaactgtggagctggattcacttaatgaccatgggattcacttaacaaccacagtgattcataaaaccaggtgtgactcacttaatgaccacctcgcttagcaacatgttctggtcccaattgtggtcataagtcgaggactacttgcaCTCCATGGAAGTTCAGCATCAATTTGGAAAGTCCCACAAAGACCCTTTGGCCATTCCTCACCTTTCCAGCTGCGTCTTCTTCTCGGTGATTAACGCCTGGAGTTGTTGCTGTTGGGCCTCTCTTTGCTTTGCTATTGACTTCAGTAAATTGCGGGCCCCGATTGCCTGCGGAAAGGAGAAGgcttcatttaaaagaaaaaataatgttgtTTTGCAATCCTTCTAAATGAAGCAATGGTTGATTACGGCTGCTACACTTCTAAAGAAATCTGTCAATCATCCATTGGTAAGCATCTATGTGTAGCATACATCTCCTTTTATATGAGTTGAGTAGAAAGAGAGCGCGCTGGTATTATGTCATGCCTCCCCATGACATAATGACAGTCTCTCTCTAgtacagtttttctcaacctttgcaactttaagaggggtggacctcaactcccagaaattccccagccagcatggggaataagaggaggaaaagaaaacttcATGGTTGTTACACACTacttgaccaccaggaggcagtatgctaccagtttcatccttattgggcCTCACCTGCCTCCTGGTGGTCCAATGAGAATCATTGGTAAGCAATGACACTGGTACAACGGATGTTGTCCAACTGAATACCACTTTTGACAATTTGCGATGACAGGTAATCCTCGTTGAGTGACCACAATGGGACTGTGGCAAGTGAAGCGGTCACTTAGTGGGAaaacatgtgactgtgactttgctttccttttccccacttgcCCGCCCTTTGGAGTActcaccctggcactgggataattagccaGAAGGggattaatgtttgtatttacattcattgaagaggaaggaattaggCCAGTCTGTGTTTTAATgccatgtgggaaagaccttgggagatagggcgAAGAGACCCTGCCAAGgggatggtcagataagaggcagcatagcctgcagctggatagtgggcagggcaagaggctcagaagggaccctccctagcttcttgggctgtaaaggagaagtggggagaattatactttcagacttgcaagattctgtcactgtagccttaaaataaaggAGAATGAGCTCATCTGCTCATGTTTCCTCTCTGGTTTGCCCCTTGAggccgacatcaatcttgcaagtctgaaagtacaattctcccatctcctgtctgtcaatgtagccttacaataaagtagaattagctcttttggtcatgtttcctgtctggtttgccccACGATGTCAATCATGCAAGCCTGAGAGTACAATTCtacccgtctcctttacagcccgagaaactagggacagtctcttctgagcttcttgccccacccatgatccagctgcaggctatgctctctcttatctacTGTTCCCTTGCCCGGTCTCCCATGGTCTTTCCCCCATGCCATTACAGAGTCCGCTTCATCAGCAGAGCAGGGTCGAGTAAGGCTGTCCTCagatggcatttatttatttctgagatttatatctgcttttccttcaggagccCAAGGAAGTGTGCCAAACATTTGCTCCTTCAGTTTTTGTCTATCACACCGGCATCCCGGtggagtaggttgggctgagagagagtgactggcccaaaggcccctggggagcttctgtggctgaagggggACCAGACTGGGCCTTCTGCTCCTAGTTCAAAACCTTAACTCTTACACCACAACTGGAAGCAGACTTTTTGAAACTATCTGGCCACCAaagtgcttattttttaaaaaggaacaaaagtaATGGTTTTGCTCTAAAAGGGAGAGCCCTGTAACAAAAGTCCTCAAAACCTCTGGGGCCAGGGTGTGTGTCTGGAGGTTTGAGAGCACGCTCACAAAATGTCTTCTGGCCAGGAGGACATCTTTCCACACAAAGTTCCTGCAAGCATCAAACAGAGAGGCTCTAGGCTGGTACTCTTGAATTGCAATCTGGCAgattctcatttttaattttccttttccataatatttttaaaagtaaggcAAGGCGGAGGCCCAGCGGGTCTGAAGATACCTAGAGAGAAGGGCTGCCTGTAGACCTTAATGTTATGACAAGTGGAGGACCTTTCAGGTCATTATGAAATGTTACCAAAGACCTCAGGCAAACAGGAAGGGAGGACCCAAATCAACAGAACTGAAATAAGAGCCTGCCCAAAGTTGTGATTTTCCACATCCCAATCTCCAACCCACTTTTCCAGCGTGCATCTTTAAGGAGCTAAAAGGGCACCCGCCATTCACCAGCTGCAAGGTTTGtgaaaattaaaccaaaaatCTTCAGCAAAAAATTCCtaaggggaggaagggaggccTCTAAATATAGCCCCCGAAGACCGAGGATGTTCACTGGCTACCGGAGGCAGAGTGTCTGCTGAGAGCTGGAAATGGTACAGGAGGAAAAGGAATTAAGTATCCTCCACCACAGCCTGGCTGGTTGAAATTCTCGGCAGCAGCACTCCACCCACTTCAGTACACATAGCCTTGATTAACaatcataattgggaccagaatttcagttgctaagtgaagctgtcattaagcgaacctgACCCAATTTTAAGACCCTTTTTGCGGTGGCCATTAAgcaatcactgtgggcattaagcaaaccacgtggttgttaaatgaatcaccccattgattttgcttgccagaagccaaccggaaggtaaaaaatggcaatcacatgaccacgaaacaccgcaacagtcataaatgcaaaccggttaccaagcacccaaattgtgatcacgtgaccacagggacactgcaatggtcgtaagtgtgagaactggttgtaaatcgtttttttcaacaccattatAAGTCCaatctgtcactaaatgaatggttgttaagtgaggactacttgaaTTTTGTTGCATATAATAACAGGGGACAAGTCTTTTTGAGGACAAAGTTTTCTGACCCCGAAGCATCCATGGAAGTTTCCCAACTGAAAAATGGAGACCAGAACACCCCATTTTTTGCTCAGAACAGTTCTGGTTAGCCTGGAAAAGGGTATTGCCAGATCAGAACACTTTGACCACAGAGCCTTTACACCCCTTTCTACTCAAGGCAGAAAAACTTTTTGGAAGATTGAGGGGCAATGTCCTTCAAATCAGAGGTGGGAAATATTCCTTTATAAAGTCCCTTTACCTTAATCTTCTCGTTTTCGGTGGTTTTTGCTAGCTGATCTACAAGTTCAATGAGGTTGcccactatttttttaaactctgCAATTTCTGTAAGGGAGGAAAGCAGTAACAGAAAGGGTTTCCATCCAACATCGTCAGGAAAGAGGCAAACAAGTTATACTgcaatttctattatttttttagagTGCTAAGTAATAATCAGTCTTGTTGGGAACcattagagcactgtttctcaaccttggcaactttaagatgtgtggacctcaactcccagaattccccagctagccatgcatTAGAGAAAGGTGCCTCTGACAATTTGCTTATCTAATCAAACAAGGACTTATACACCAATCTACACTcacacacttcagcaaaggatcattaccttgtcatggtgctggagcttgagcacctcaatgatgccatgagctaaaccgtgaagggccacccaagacgggaaggtcatgacagagaggtcagactaaatgcgatcgctggggaaggtaatggcaacccaccccagtattcttgccgtgaaaactaaatggatcagtacaaccagagatatgtcggtatgccatcggaacatgagacccccaggtcggaaggtggtcaaaatgctactggggaggaacagaggatgagttcaactagccccagacgcgatgacgcagctagctcaaagccgaaaggacggctagcggccgacggtgctggtggtgaacggcgaatccgatgttctaaggatcaacagaccattggaacctggaatgtaagatctatgagccagggcaaattggatgtggttattggtgagatgtcaagattaaagatagacattttgggcatcagtgaactgaaatggactggaatgggccacttcacatcaaatgaccaccagatctactactgtggaaaataggaccacagaagaaatggagtagccttcataattaatagtaaagtggctaaagcagtgcttggatacaatccaaaaaacgatagaatgatctcaattcgaattcagggcaagccatctaacatcacagtgatccaaatatacgccccaaccacaaatgctgaagaagctgaagtagagcagttctgtgaggatctgcagcacctactggacaacacgcctaaaagagatgttattttcatcacaggagactggaatgctaaggtgggcagtcaaatgacacctggaattacaggtaagtatggcctgggagaacaaaacgaagcaggacataggctgatagaattttgccaagacaactcactctgcataacaaacactctcttccaacaacctaagagacggctttatacatggacttcaccagatggacaacaccgaaatcagattgactacatcctttgcagccaaaggtggcggacatctatacagtcagtaaaaacaagacctggagctgactgtaattcagatcacgaacttcttcttgcacaatttaggatcagactaaagagattagggaagacccacagatcagctagatatgagctcactaatattcctaaggaatatgcagtggaagtgaagaatcgatttaagggactggacttagtagatagggtcccggaagaactctggacagaagctcgcagcattgttcaggaggcggcaacaaaatacatcccaaagaaagagaaaaccaagaaggcaaaatggctgtctgctgagacactagaagtagcccaagaaagaaggaaagcaaaaggcaacagtgatagggggagatatgcccaattaaatgcaaaattccagaggttagccagaagagataaggaattatttttaaacaagcaatgcgcggaagtggaagaagacaatagaataggaaggacaagagacctcttccagaaaattagaaacattgggggt contains:
- the IFT20 gene encoding intraflagellar transport protein 20 homolog isoform X1; translation: MAKDILGEAGLHFDELNKLRVLDPEVAQQTTELKEECRLFVDKIAEFKKIVGNLIELVDQLAKTTENEKIKAIGARNLLKSIAKQREAQQQQLQALITEKKTQLERYRVEYQTLCKTEADQNEFIDQFIFQK
- the IFT20 gene encoding intraflagellar transport protein 20 homolog isoform X2 — its product is MAKDILGEAGLHFDELNKLRVLDPEVAQQTTELKEECRLFVDKIAEFKKIVGNLIELVDQLAKTTENEKIKVPSGVSDAVQNRSGPE